The Triticum urartu cultivar G1812 chromosome 6, Tu2.1, whole genome shotgun sequence genome includes the window AAATTTGGTTTTTACTCTGTTATATATAAGGGTTCGGTCAAAGTACTCCACTAAGTGTTTACTCCGCCGGATCTTCCGCTATTTTTAGGAGATGTTTGTACATGAGACCATTTAGCGGCACCATGCTGAAAAGGCTATAGCAAGGCTATAGCCCTGATATAGccggctatttaaaactatgGGTTTAATCAACAATGTCCTCCTCTTTCTTTCTGCCTCCTCAATTTCTTAGAGTACGAAAGATGAATCAAATCTTCTTATGGTTCTATTTAAGAATGGGTATGCCATACACTCTACGGGGATTGTTGTTCAATTGGTCAGAGCACCGCCCGCCGCTATTCCTCGTCGCCCACCTCTCGTCCCAATGACTGGACGCGGTGGTTGAAGGTCCGCGCCCCCAATCCGCGGCACGGATCCGCACCACCACACGAGCCACTCGTCCTTTGCTGGATCCTCCTCAAGCAGCCGCCGCCGTCGCGACAATACCGCCTTTCCGACTTCCTCGACCTCCCTGCACCGCGGGAGCCGCAAAGGAAGTACCACGGCGTCCGGAAGTAGGGGGTGGGGGACTTGGGTGGTGGAGATCACCGACAGAGGGTCCCACCAACACCATTGGCTCTGGTCCTTCCACACGGTCGAACTCGCCGTGCTCGAGTACAACCGGTGGGATGTCTGGCAGCACGAATCCACGGCGCACCTCAACTTCCCATTTGGGACGGCGCCTGTCGAGCTCCAGCCGCTGCCGCCAGGAACTATGTCCGCGTCGGTGGCCAGGGAGGACCGGGAGGCGAGGGAGCGCCTTGCGGCGGAGGCCGCCACCGACAAGTACATGGCGGACCTCCGCTGCCAGTACCTCGAGTTGGTGGAGGCAGAGCGGAAGCGATTCGCTAACGAGGCGGCGGACGGGGCGGTCATCATCCTCCCTGACGACGAGGGGGAGATCGACATCGAAGAATGGCGCCGCATCTCCCCCGATTGCGGCAACGACAGCACAGGGCCGGACCCCAAGATCGATGGTATGACGCGGGCCAAATGGATGGCACTCTATAAAAGTGATTAGAGTTTATGTTTAGGTTGAGTTTAAGCCGAAGTTTAATTTAAGTAGAATCAATGTTGAACTTTATGCAAATTTTGGTTGAGTATATGTACATTATGCCAAATTTTGGTTGTTTAAATCAAATCTCTGTTGAACTTTATGCAAATTTGGTTTTTACTCTGTTATATATAAGGGTTCGGTCAAAGTACTCCACTAAGTGTTTACTCCGCCAGATCTTCGCTATTTTTAGgagatccccccccccccccccacccaaaATAAAACAAGAGCAGACGGTAGGTTCGCTGTCTTGGAGTAAATTGCACCTATGTTCCTTGTACTTGTTCGCATGTAAACAACGGTCCTACAACTCGTGAAATGCTCCAATACGATCCTTGAAGATGGAAATACGTCACACGTACGGTCCTGACTACGGTGGCCTTTGTTTGGGCTACAGCTTTTGATTCTCAGATTTTAGGATCCTAAAATCAGAAGCTCAAACAAACATGTCAGATTTCCATATAGCTTCCTAGAATCCGATTCCAAAAATGAACTTCCAGCGAAGGGAATCCGAAAGCAGCGATTTTGATGATTCGGCCGATTCTGCAGCTTCCCGCAAAACAAAACGGTTCGTTTTGTGCCCTGCAGGCTGGGTCAACGACGCCCAACCCCCCTCGTCTCGTCTCCCTCCCATGGCGACCACGACGGCGACAATCGCGGCGTAGGAGGTGTGCCTGCTGCGGCTGGGGGATCAGGCGGAGCCCGGCGGCGGCAGCGCCTGGGAGTACCTCGCCTGCAGGTTCCGCATGCGCGGCTCCGCCCCTCGGCCTCGCCCGCAGGCTTCCCTCCCGGCCCGCCCCCATCTTCTGGCCACCAAGCTCTGCCTCCACCGCCACTTCGCCAGCACAGTCGGCTCCAGGATGGGCGGATCTGACTCCACCATCCCCGTCCCTCGCCATATTCCGACCAAGGAGCCGCGTCTCCGCCGCTGCGACGCGCCGCCCCAATCTCCACGTACGCCAGCCCCGTTGGCTTCAGGATAGGCAGATCCGGTGCCTCCATGTCTGCCCGCCCCGTACTCCAGCAACCAAACCCCACCTCCGCCTCCGCTGCTCGAGCTCCGCCCCCAATCTCTGCTCTGTTCTTGGCCTTGGGTAAACAAATAGTACATACAGGGCTGCAGCTGCTTCAGATTTTCAGGGCAAACAAACAGTCTGCTTCAGATTTCCAGAATCTGCAGCTGCAGCTGATTCTCAGAATCCAAGCCGAAGCTGATTTTCAAGAATCCGTAGCCCAAACAAAGGGGGCCTACGTCTCCTGATATGTACAGTACCACATGAGTGTACAGTATAGATACAGGACCCACATGTCAACATGCGAAAGAGGAATAAGATGGAAAAATAAATTCACGCTGGGATTAGAACCTGACACCTCCTGCCAAGTTAACAACACAAGCTAGCCAAATGACCAAGCAGAGCTACCCGCGATATCTTTTTTTAGACAAGCATAACGAATAGCTAGAACGCTACTATTGTGCTGATGCGTTTTCTTACGATTTCCTTTTTATATTCTCCTAGGTTTGTGTCCATTTTTCCcatataaaaaaataaaataattaTAAATATACAATTAGTTCTATATTTCAAATCTTTATTATATCTTAAATATTGtgtttcatgatttttttttctaAAATTTGTACGGATTGAAAAAAAGAAGTGAAAGAAAAATATATTTATCTTCATTCATGACCACAAGCGTGAACAAGTATTATGTATCCTCACTGTATTTTTAAATTACATAATTATTTGAAAAATATAACACGTATTTCGAATAATTTTCAGCATGATTTTGGAAACTGGTTATCTTTTTGCCCTATTATTTGCCCAACAACCGTTGCTGTTTTGTCCAACTTTGTGTTTATCCGTATCTTAAATTAGGTGGACAAGCACGCAATTATTGTGTCTTCATTGTATTTTCTTAATGCAAAATTATTAAAAAAATTGACAACATGTTGACAAATAGTCAACGTGTTTTAAAAATTATTGTGTAATAATAATAAGTTATAGAAATgtatttaaaatgtttaaatcgTATGTGCTTCCTCATATGTAAGATTAATTTTACACTATTGTTTTAGTGCACGTGGAATAATTCATGACGAACATTTTCAAAAACATGTCGACAATTTTAACACACCTCCAACATTTTCCAAAAACATGTTGAGCATTTTTTTTTCTCATATGCACATACACTTCTCTTAATTTTCACGGCGAATGCAATTTTTCCTTACATTTATTTTTTTCAAATAGGAAACATAAAAATGAACTTGAGCttgaattattattatttttaaaaagAAACTGGTAGAAAATGGACGCCATGATGATTCCTTGAAGAGTCTACTAAAAAAAAGTATAATTCCTTGAAGAGGTACACATAATCCTATATATAGGTTTTCAGTTCTAAGTTTAGCAAACCAGAGCTAGGCCTCCCATGCTAACATATGGAGCCCGCACATGTGGTGTACGCTAATGTGGCATTGGTCTGATAACCACGCCTATAGAAAGTGTAGCCAGGCCCGTACATGTGACGTATTTTCGTCTTCAAGGACCATCTTGTTACACGCCAACTAGTATGGGGACCATAGATGTAATTTACTCGCTGTCTTGTGTCAGTTGTGCCCATCAAAAACATCCACATGAAGCTTTGAAGTTTTTCCTGCCATGTCATCTAACTGGTTTTCTACGCCCACATGATCATCATCGGCGCTTGCAAAACCTGTTGCAAATGGAGACACCAAAGGTCGACCTGCTCCAGCGTGTGGCCTTTCAAGGCCAGCCCCCATTTCTCAGCATCCTTAAGACTAGGAACCAAATCTACTTATAGTCAAGTAAACATTAAAGACCTACCTGTCCCATATTAATTATCACTCAAATGGTACttcctccgtctaggtgtgtaagtcatcttatgaaaatcaaagaatcccaaaacacttagacACGGTACATTAATTCCTTCCTCGTTTTTTATtttgtgacatatcaaccaataaaagatgtgggccatgcatgcttttaatgacttgagactatcaaacatgatatgtagtggttagttcattgcatgcaatgctattaattagcaaaaagacattaagttttctcgttttcctctccaccttggtcgcggtgcacaacgTAAGacgacttacacacctagacggaggaaGTATATAACATTGAAATGCATCCATTTCAGCGATAATTAATATTCTCTCCAttcccttatacaaggccacaaactcatattacaggtaccaagaCAAAATTTAATGATTGCTTTTCAAGTGAACTTTTCTTCTTGTTAACCAGGATTATTAATACGCCATAAGCATGCAACGCATGAATGGAAAGGAAATAGCTAAGTGTCATTATGAATACATGCATGTAATTATTAAAAAGTTTCTAGTACGAGAAAACATCATTAATTTTTACGTCGGTTACTGCTAGTGGCCTTATATttatgcaaaatgtatttttgatggtggccttgtataagggaatggagggagtatctaGGATTTCGCCGTCACTCAGGGCTCGCGCACGGCGCCGAGGCGGAAGGTCAACATGCGCTGGCATCAGCTAGTTGGGACACCTAGTTTTTTCTTGGTTTTACTTCTCATGGGAATTGAGGAGTGCGGCATGGCTGGTATTTTCCCCCTCTTCTTTCAGGGCGAAACAGAAGGACGTGTCTGCAACGACGAACAGGACCAGCTACATCTTCCTTTCATGCGCCACGGTCCAGAATCTCCGCCACACGAAGACGTCCTGGAGACTTTAAATTCACACATCACTTGTCTGTGGCCCCACAGTATTGCCCTGTTCTGAACCATATACAATGAATTGCTCCGATTTTCACAATCCACACTAGTAAATGCCACTTTTCACCCATCCCAAAACCAGAGCAGACGCACATGATTTCGGGTCCAGCTATGCTCGGGCACCAAATTGCCATGTCCAATTCTATTGATGTGTATTGAATTAGTCTTGTAACATTTCCATGTAAAATGTAAATACAGGTAATGAGGAGTGATGCTTGTTGAAACTATTGATGTTAACCTCCAGCAGATGATGAAGCAAAGAGATGTCAGCTTTTTCTATAATCTACTGGATGTGAAAAGATTAGCTATGTGGAACCTGTAATCTCTTGATCTTGTCTATGAATCTGTTGGATTGTCTAATAATCACCATTTTTTTAGGTCTTTACCTTGATGCTCTTTGAGACCTGTAATCTTTTGATCTCGTCATTTTACTAGATGTGAAAAGATTAGATATGTGGAAAGATTGGATTTTGTTATTTTACTGGACTGTGTAGACAGAGTTGTAAGTGTACTGAttttttttcgcaaaaaaaactgCACTGATTTTTAGGTCACACTATATCCAACAAGTCAGTGAGGCCTCAAATTTCTGATGAAATGGGCTGGCCCATGGCCTGATATATTGACCTTGGGCCACGGGGGCAGGTCCAAGGCCTAGGCCTTTTTTTTTTCTTTGCCTGAGCGGCGCTGCGTGTCGTCTTTCTCCATTTCCTTCCCACATAAGTACAGGGGTGGTCGCCACATTTACTAGCGGCGCAATCGCCATATATGTGCAAAACTATAGCACGCAGCAGGGGTGTTTTAACCAGTGTCTCTCTCTCACGGCATTCTTTTTTTACTCTCGGTGTTTTAAAATGAACAGGGGTCTTTGAAAATgccaaggaggaagaagagccGGTTGGATCCAGTTGCAGGCGGCAGGCAGATAGCCAGTAAGGTTTGTGTTTTTCACTAATTTACTGCCCTTTGTTAGTCGTCACATTGCCAGCATCATGTTGTTCACGTAGCTTTTTTTTTGCATAGCTAATTTCTTCATATCAATTGCGGCACACATACCCCTTTTTACCACATATTTTCATATCAATTGTGCTTTTTTCCAGTAGTACTTGCCAAAATCATACTACATAGTTACCAGTTTTTGCTCAGGCTCAGATTGATGGAACTGAGCAGACATCGCCACTCGCCATATGTAAGCTCTACGAGCACATCAACGAAGGTCAACGAGTTGCTGTCAGAGCCATGGGGACTGGGCAGCTCCTGGACATCAAGTGTGCATACTTACACAACACCATCCTGACATGGTTCACAAGGTTGTACCACTCAGGAAGGAGAGGGTTTGTCGTGCCAGGACGCGGGTTCATTCCACTGACCGAGGAGTCTGTACATCAGATTTTGGGCATCCCTCATGGAGACATTGAGGTCAAGTATGAAGCCGACTATGACATGGAACAGGAGTTCGCAGCTACTTTGTTTCCGGGCAATGGCAGCAGGCCAAACATCACGACAGTTGCTACTGCAATCATTAACCATAACGAGGCTGATGATAGATTCAAGAAGTTATGGTTTATTTACATTGTCTCAACCGTGTTGGCCCCTACGACCGATGCACGGATCAGCAACAAGTGCTACCCCATGCTGGTAGCACACTCATCTATGAGAGATTTCATATAACAGCAGCACctcttttgtttgtttttctcttgcttgctttgacactttatttatttattttccctTTTTGTTTTGAAAAGGCGGATATCAACCGGGCAGACAGGCTGAACTTGTGCAAATTTGTCGTGGACCAGCTCCACGAGCACCTCTCAAAGGGGAAATACACAAATGGGTGCTTACTTTACTGCATGGTGAGTGACACCCCATCCAAAATTTTCTTGGTTTTTCAAAGTAAACATACAAGTATACTTACTAGGCAACTATTTTTTAAGCATGTTTCTGGGTTTTTTAATCTGGCAGCTACAAGTATTTGCTTTTCTTAGGCAACCACATAAGTATAATATCAGGCAAATATGTGCTCCTCCATCTTGCCCAACTATGTGCTCCTCCATCTTGCCCAATCTGGGTTTACTAGCCATTTTGGGGTTCCACGCATTTTTGCATGTCCCACTCTGATTTATCTCTCTTTTTTTCTGTCACTTTATCTTGCACCCGCAGCTAAGGTACCTCGATGCTTTGGATTGTGATGGCATGGAGCTTGAGTTAACTGACACACCATATAGAGTAAACGCATGGTCCAAGACCCAGGTTGATGTTGTCGCTGAGCTGGACATGTTAGAGCATGATCCACCCTGTTTTGGCAGACTTCAGGTTCTTTTCACCTCATCCTCCCTCTTTTTATTTCCACACAACATTAATGACAATAAGTTCATTTTACAATAGTAGGAGTATTTCCAGAGAATCAACCTCTCTCATGGAGGATCAACCCTTTTTTTGATCTTTTTTTTCAAACATGTACATGCAGCTAAAGGAAGAATTCAGAGAGGAGGCTGCTAGTGGATCGGGCACAAGCATATTGAGTCTGTTCGGAGGCCCTGGTGGCTTAGAAACCTGGATGAAGCAAAACACCCACCCAAGTTGCTCTGAAAATGTAAAAACAAGaatcctttttttctttttctttgacAAGGATGTGCCATCTACCCTGTATCACCTTTTCCCACACCCAAACCTCACCCCAAAATGCTCTGATAATGCTTTTTACTGTTTTTTTTCTGCAGAACAAGCTTAAAGTACAGGGGATCATCCACAAGTTTGCATCAGGGTTGGAGACTCTCCTTGGTGATCTCGTACAGGGGATGACAGCCCCAACAGCAAGTAATTCAACCAAAAGTAGGAGGGGCAGGCGCAACGAAATAGAAGAAAATGATGATACGTTGTTTGAAGATTCGTCATCATCAGAATCTGACGGCGACACGGATGGGGACGATGATACGTCGTTTGCGTCATCTTCAGAATCCGTAGTGCTAGCAGAATGAAATATTTTCTGCTTTACTTTGTACTGGTTGCTATATTTATTTTGATATTTTTCTCGAATCTATCAAGTGTGGATGCGATTTGCATGCTGTCCCCTCTTTGCTAGTGATTCATAACCAACAATACTAGAGCATTTTCAGACTTCGTTTATCAACATAGGATTATAATAATTGTCATTTGACATCGCTGTTCATTTGGGACATTATAATTCCTAATGTTCGGTCGGAGTTATTTTCTCAGCATGTCTTTGTCACTCATATGTAATCGGGCCATTAGCCTATAGAGTTTCTAGATGCTGTGAGGTAGTTATGGGTCATCGTTTCTATGATCCTAGATTCCACATTCACGCTACCTCGTATGAGATTTTAAGACTTCCAATGCATGATTGCTTAAATGAGGTGCTAAGTGCATTAAAAGATTTAGCAACTAAGACTTCCAATGCATGGATGCTTAAATGAGGTGCTAAGTGCATTACAAGAATTAGCAACTAAACTCCCCAACTAAGCTCCCTCCATTTAATTAGGCATAGACTCAGATTTGtgttttcacctaggtacacatGCTTAGTATCGTTTCTTCCTGAAACTGCAAAGTGAGAATTGATTagattattgaaaaaggcttgtGGTCCCatttatatataaagcaacaaCCAATCATCATGCAACTCAACACACTCCACTCGACACCCCAACGCACACACTCAAAGCATGATACATGGGCGATAAGAATAGGTACACAAAAGAGTCGTGTATGACAAACCGGGAGCTCTAAGACGGCGTCTTCAAGAAGAAAACAACACTTAAATGCCGCCACTGCATGATCCAATGATCGGGGATTCCGCCGGAGGGAGAAGAAGAGTCGTGATGACACCTTCAAGAAGGGGATGACACCATAGGCGTCGCAGCCGTCAACCTGGCATAGCCGGAATGGGTTTTCACCCCGGCACCACGCCATCGTTTACAAACGGGGTACACCAAGCCATAGTTTGCCACACCAgacacacggtgcgccattactagcaaattttttattttatttttctaaaactagtaatggcgcaccaaggcacggtgcgccattactagtttcaactagtaatggtgcaccacacTCTCTGTGCAccactactaacaattttttttacttttttttaaAACTAATAATGGTGCACCAGGGTAcagtgcgtcattactagttcaaactagtaatgacgcaccacaaccacggtgcgccactacgaataattattttatttttattaggTGGTGCGTCATTTGTAACCTGGGagcagctagatattttggacatccacctaccacactcactttccccacttcattctctccacctcctcctccaagcttgtctcggctgcctcctcctcctcacctcatttgcaacatagattcacccaaattaagtggttaaattaccttttttcataggtaagtaaggggaaaactttctttatgttgtagatctacttttttttccctccaacaacgtgcacatgcactttttatggcctagatctacgtatgtttgtggtgttgcatatgtttgtgtttgcaggtatcggtatttgaaatgcgatagttgccaatattttgtcggaatgttgattcattttcGTTTCGGCGAGagtttggcactatgcattcttttttgtcctatttttaggcaaagtcatgccaattttttttggttctaaaatatcgttttgctctaccccgcaggtgaccatggtccgcacgatgaccgaaggcatcgtgaataggtttttgagctccgcgaaggccgagatgcttcaaaataACGatacggagataagatgtccgtttcgaagatgcaagctgaggAGCCTGATGGACCCAGATTCCGTACatgtgcgggaccacctgctcttgcgtggtttcatggatggctatcggtggcaaggtgatgaaga containing:
- the LOC125515779 gene encoding uncharacterized protein LOC125515779, which gives rise to MLRYLDALDCDGMELELTDTPYRVNAWSKTQVDVVAELDMLEHDPPCFGRLQLKEEFREEAASGSGTSILSLFGGPGGLETWMKQNTHPSCSENNKLKVQGIIHKFASGLETLLGDLVQGMTAPTASNSTKSRRGRRNEIEENDDTLFEDSSSSESDGDTDGDDDTSFASSSESVVLAE